In one window of Streptomyces sp. NBC_01224 DNA:
- a CDS encoding DNA-binding protein: MTGTVGNDNKELLAAGAVLPADARGAGPSAVELTARAYRHAVLGEDRVVVRLAAAELGPAEDLAAGFLGLEPQGEPAVVGLGRRQELGFPEWVLVHHPEDGHHALAVVPELDRLARQAKTKPKAALDACHELAGRLAAAVPHFLPVFYEQAARVFLGVENSTYAGQLFGRARTSEAQHGLTVDEDRLDAVFLEFALAGALPVKVLTGYGKDLSARLAPVEAYERFLRLCVRRTAGGLAPSAQAAVELKRLARAAALSGNEAEQDYLAELLPLPATLRAAAGWWKSHRGALVALARRVPSVRGTLLSMTPPGDNGDMTELWLGIMAESGADAGLADADLPQEEQCSDGAAGWLERFHRARHRGWGPRPTPPALLELVERAAGRLRADLAARAEGERFLRIGVEDVNLLDLLLSLEIAVADPEEKSAHHRRGSALSLSDWARGEEPRDLVALAADPRFRPAFGRGANSYNSASSGADVMRRLAASPGGRPMLTEWMREVAASSVAAGLPGLPQAIERLSWLPSEALALAPQEVAAAAGADLGEAVARTLRGGLWEELRWPAWEEALTELAPGHHTTEGLTVVEAWPYLIVANATQVRVIDADSTVLVHDLRLPTTSVWRTGFHYVDGALLVFWSTYGRGEPQGYWHTAPDTVFALAGIGAGSWAMRSDHLSLQLPGGGRTTGGGVLHSGDTKLPAERALLSDGTSYWVWQDRDGEDKGGWLEYDPVGGAYGRRSQPGFLADALLRHAPGAELAAGSCRLRPAPAVAGSAQGTSADGLLGWRVVRLSDGSHHGEDTTGRVVTLPKGADRPVAALTFPGDDRPRALTQQWRELLLSDPEGTVTMSAECDHRNELYGTAAQALPPLPYLHMLRARDPQGSAALRGTDAESAGVLLKAAVLAERVADLPELVSAALPQVSAPELVAGVVKVLRFAVRQQKALDAVAARLDPAAEPTEVRVQGPSDHVLAKALHGIVDTGYYQYADTDVTHRYLETLASVRADTAATALPGRLHFDLPSLPYSGLPFVSLLDEPAAIAYRAVAPGSEPAHRAALLEVLGRVDALGLASTAASAGHWRRVLVRLSTPHLHTPDGQRRNVAHRSVLPLGGGALLGITEHNSSVDDGWEFGALLHDPNGCVEVPGPYTVSSDAPVGDRLRGADWLTGFLGEAQSREAVPFLPEAADEFSRLTGVSRALARIVLVGMPDVDSWENNFLPTELRKTLGLKVAEAGHARDELRALPVEVRRAVLAALLPDDPARLWSEGPDMASAAAVWNEKVGRRRQVPDWLAAEAARAARSGWPVHRALPALLEPASSPELGVDVPWRIEGDHPATVSPADAPFTSAVLIGSMSLMAWLAHRLPAGDPVRAALPSALTAVRQRLAAPELLLSAGYYTSLADFRKVAGAPTETAPDHERYGAVLMATQDGQPQPAVRPALLDSTGSDPYLVALRGADQQPTGVETALRWAYDPAFARLLADPGVPVAGTADDEGLWWPQDPSRSVPERVAEVADAHGLTADAATLYLMLLAMPDPTDRNTARWTGWKPARLKTARAELADTDLVVSGVRARAGRSLVLPGAWAEQSAPVLPVEQWKLPMYGVATGGRPVLGTLVPSEPAAELFARAWQRILDGDLPRFEELKVRRTRRHR; encoded by the coding sequence GTCTCGGCCGGCGCCAGGAGCTCGGCTTTCCCGAGTGGGTGCTGGTGCACCACCCCGAGGACGGGCACCACGCCCTGGCGGTCGTGCCGGAGCTGGACCGACTGGCCCGGCAGGCCAAGACCAAGCCCAAGGCCGCCCTGGACGCCTGCCACGAGCTGGCCGGGCGGCTCGCCGCGGCCGTCCCCCACTTCCTGCCCGTCTTCTACGAGCAGGCCGCGCGGGTCTTCCTCGGCGTCGAGAACAGCACGTACGCCGGCCAGCTGTTCGGCCGTGCCCGCACGAGCGAGGCGCAGCACGGGCTGACGGTCGACGAGGACCGGCTCGACGCCGTGTTCCTGGAGTTCGCCCTGGCCGGCGCGCTGCCGGTGAAGGTCCTGACCGGTTACGGCAAGGACCTGTCGGCCCGGCTCGCGCCCGTCGAGGCGTACGAGCGGTTCCTGCGGCTGTGCGTGCGCCGGACCGCCGGCGGTCTCGCGCCGTCCGCCCAGGCCGCGGTGGAGCTGAAGCGGCTCGCCCGCGCCGCGGCCCTGTCCGGCAACGAGGCGGAGCAGGACTACCTCGCCGAGCTCCTTCCGCTGCCGGCCACCTTGCGCGCCGCCGCCGGTTGGTGGAAGTCGCACCGCGGCGCGCTGGTCGCGCTGGCCCGGCGCGTTCCGTCCGTGCGGGGCACGCTGCTGTCGATGACCCCGCCCGGGGACAACGGGGATATGACCGAGCTGTGGCTGGGAATCATGGCGGAGTCCGGGGCCGACGCCGGTCTCGCGGACGCCGACCTGCCGCAGGAGGAGCAGTGCTCCGACGGCGCGGCGGGCTGGCTGGAGCGCTTTCACCGCGCTCGGCATCGCGGTTGGGGGCCGCGCCCGACGCCGCCCGCCCTGCTGGAACTGGTCGAGCGGGCGGCCGGCCGGCTGCGTGCCGATCTGGCGGCGCGGGCCGAGGGCGAGCGGTTTCTGCGGATCGGTGTCGAGGACGTGAACCTGCTGGACCTCCTGCTCTCGCTGGAGATCGCGGTCGCCGACCCCGAGGAGAAGTCCGCCCACCACCGGCGAGGCAGCGCCCTGAGCCTGTCGGACTGGGCCCGCGGCGAGGAGCCGCGGGACCTGGTCGCGCTGGCGGCCGACCCCCGCTTCCGGCCCGCCTTCGGGCGCGGGGCGAACAGCTACAACAGCGCTTCCTCCGGTGCGGACGTGATGCGGCGGCTGGCCGCCTCGCCCGGCGGCCGCCCGATGCTCACCGAGTGGATGCGTGAGGTGGCCGCCTCGTCGGTGGCTGCCGGGCTGCCCGGACTTCCGCAGGCGATCGAGCGGCTTTCGTGGCTGCCCTCCGAGGCTCTCGCGCTCGCGCCGCAGGAGGTCGCGGCCGCAGCCGGCGCCGATCTCGGCGAGGCCGTGGCGCGCACACTACGAGGCGGTCTGTGGGAGGAGCTGCGCTGGCCGGCGTGGGAGGAGGCGCTGACGGAGCTGGCACCGGGCCACCACACCACCGAGGGTCTGACGGTCGTCGAGGCCTGGCCGTATCTGATCGTGGCCAACGCGACGCAGGTGCGCGTCATCGACGCCGACTCCACCGTTCTCGTGCACGATCTGAGGCTGCCCACCACGTCCGTGTGGCGGACGGGCTTCCACTACGTGGACGGTGCGTTGCTGGTGTTCTGGAGCACGTACGGTCGCGGCGAGCCGCAAGGCTACTGGCACACCGCGCCCGACACGGTGTTCGCTCTCGCCGGTATCGGCGCCGGCTCCTGGGCCATGCGTTCGGACCACCTCAGCCTGCAACTGCCCGGCGGCGGCCGCACCACCGGCGGCGGGGTCCTCCACAGCGGCGACACGAAGCTGCCCGCGGAGCGCGCGCTGCTGTCCGACGGCACGTCGTACTGGGTGTGGCAGGACAGGGACGGGGAGGACAAGGGCGGCTGGCTCGAATACGACCCCGTAGGCGGTGCGTACGGCCGGCGCTCGCAGCCCGGCTTCCTCGCCGACGCGCTGCTGCGGCACGCCCCAGGGGCCGAGTTGGCGGCCGGCTCGTGCCGGCTGCGGCCCGCCCCGGCGGTGGCGGGTTCGGCCCAGGGGACGTCCGCGGACGGGCTCCTCGGCTGGCGTGTCGTGCGGCTGTCGGACGGCAGCCACCACGGCGAGGACACCACCGGACGGGTCGTCACCCTTCCGAAGGGGGCCGACAGGCCCGTCGCCGCGCTGACGTTCCCCGGCGACGACCGACCGCGGGCGCTGACCCAGCAGTGGCGCGAGCTGTTGCTCAGCGACCCGGAGGGCACGGTCACGATGTCGGCCGAGTGCGACCACCGCAACGAGCTGTACGGGACCGCGGCTCAGGCCCTGCCGCCGCTGCCGTACCTGCACATGCTGCGCGCGCGGGATCCGCAGGGGTCGGCGGCGCTGCGGGGCACCGACGCGGAGTCGGCCGGCGTCCTGCTGAAGGCGGCTGTGCTCGCGGAGCGGGTGGCGGACCTGCCCGAGTTGGTGAGCGCCGCGCTGCCGCAGGTCTCGGCACCCGAGCTGGTCGCCGGCGTGGTGAAGGTGCTGCGCTTCGCGGTGCGGCAGCAGAAGGCCCTGGACGCCGTGGCCGCACGGCTCGACCCCGCCGCCGAGCCCACGGAGGTCCGGGTCCAGGGACCGAGTGACCACGTGCTCGCCAAGGCGCTGCACGGCATCGTCGATACCGGCTACTACCAGTACGCGGACACCGACGTGACCCACCGATACCTGGAGACTCTGGCGTCCGTGCGCGCGGACACCGCCGCCACGGCGCTGCCGGGCCGGCTGCACTTCGATCTCCCGTCGCTGCCCTACTCGGGACTGCCGTTCGTCTCGCTCCTGGACGAGCCGGCCGCGATCGCCTACCGGGCCGTCGCGCCCGGCAGCGAACCGGCACACCGGGCAGCCCTGCTCGAAGTCCTCGGCCGGGTGGACGCGCTGGGGCTGGCCTCGACGGCGGCCTCGGCCGGTCACTGGCGCCGGGTCCTGGTCCGCCTGTCGACGCCCCACCTGCACACGCCGGACGGCCAGCGGCGCAACGTCGCGCACCGCAGTGTGCTGCCCCTGGGCGGCGGTGCTCTGCTCGGCATCACCGAGCACAACTCAAGTGTCGACGACGGGTGGGAGTTCGGCGCGCTGCTCCACGACCCGAACGGCTGTGTCGAGGTGCCCGGCCCCTACACCGTGAGCAGTGACGCGCCGGTGGGCGACCGGTTGCGCGGCGCCGACTGGCTGACCGGCTTCCTCGGGGAGGCACAGTCCCGTGAGGCGGTGCCCTTCCTGCCGGAGGCCGCCGACGAGTTCAGCCGACTCACCGGTGTGTCCCGGGCGCTGGCCCGGATCGTTCTCGTGGGCATGCCCGACGTGGACAGCTGGGAGAACAACTTCCTGCCGACCGAGCTGCGCAAGACGCTCGGGCTGAAGGTGGCCGAGGCGGGACACGCCCGCGACGAGCTGCGCGCGCTCCCGGTCGAGGTACGCAGGGCGGTGCTCGCGGCGCTCCTGCCCGACGACCCGGCCCGGCTGTGGAGCGAGGGCCCGGACATGGCGTCGGCGGCCGCCGTGTGGAACGAGAAGGTGGGACGGCGCCGGCAGGTGCCCGACTGGCTGGCGGCGGAGGCCGCGCGCGCCGCGCGCAGCGGCTGGCCCGTGCACCGGGCGCTCCCGGCGCTGCTGGAACCGGCGTCGTCGCCGGAGCTCGGCGTCGACGTCCCGTGGCGCATCGAGGGAGATCACCCGGCGACGGTGTCCCCCGCCGATGCGCCGTTCACCTCGGCGGTGCTGATCGGCTCGATGAGCCTGATGGCCTGGCTGGCCCACCGGCTGCCCGCCGGCGATCCGGTACGGGCGGCGCTGCCGAGTGCGCTGACCGCCGTGCGGCAGCGTCTTGCGGCACCCGAACTGCTGCTCTCCGCCGGGTATTACACGAGCCTCGCGGACTTCCGGAAGGTGGCCGGCGCCCCGACGGAGACGGCACCGGACCACGAGCGGTACGGCGCGGTGCTCATGGCCACGCAGGACGGCCAGCCCCAGCCGGCCGTACGGCCCGCCCTGCTGGACTCCACCGGCTCCGACCCGTACCTGGTGGCACTGCGCGGCGCCGATCAGCAGCCGACCGGGGTCGAGACGGCGCTGCGGTGGGCGTACGATCCGGCGTTCGCACGGCTGCTGGCCGACCCGGGCGTGCCCGTGGCCGGCACGGCGGACGACGAGGGCCTGTGGTGGCCGCAGGATCCGTCTCGTTCGGTGCCCGAGCGGGTGGCCGAGGTCGCCGATGCACACGGTCTGACCGCCGACGCGGCAACGCTGTACCTGATGCTGCTGGCCATGCCCGACCCGACGGACCGCAACACCGCGCGATGGACGGGGTGGAAGCCGGCCCGTCTCAAGACGGCGCGGGCCGAACTGGCCGACACCGACCTGGTGGTGTCGGGCGTACGGGCCCGGGCGGGACGCTCGCTGGTCCTGCCGGGCGCCTGGGCGGAGCAGTCGGCGCCCGTCCTGCCCGTCGAGCAGTGGAAGCTGCCGATGTACGGGGTGGCCACGGGCGGCCGGCCGGTGCTGGGCACCCTGGTGCCGAGCGAACCGGCTGCGGAGCTGTTCGCCCGGGCCTGGCAGCGGATCCTCGACGGCGACCTCCCGCGCTTCGAGGAGCTGAAGGTGCGGCGTACCAGGCGCCACCGCTGA